The segment CCCGAACAAGTTCCGGGTATGCGGGCAGGTTGATTCCGATGCTTACATTTGGCAGTCCGATGCCAATGCTTACCTGAACAGCAGAATAAACCGATGAAGAAAGAAGCATCCCCAGTGCAACGAATAAGCAGCGAATTTTCAGCATTTTGTGGCCTCCAGTTCGATAAACAGAGTTGGAGTCATGGCCTGTCAACTGAATGTGACGCCGACTCTAACCATTTATATGCTACCCGCTTTTTGAAATCTTCCATGCACTATCGCATACGCACAATAAAAAACCCCTTGGATTAGCGCAAGGGGTTTGCTGGTTTTCGGATGGCTGCCGATAGTCGCGGAAAGACGCTATATCACTCCCACTCAATCGTTCCGGGTGGTTTGCCGCAGATATCATAAACAACGCGGTTGATCCCGCGCACTTCGTTGATGATGCGATTGGACACTTTCCCCAACAGCGTATAGGGCAATTCAGCCCAGTGAGCAGTCATGAAGTCCTGGGTCTGCACTGCGCGCAATGCGACCACATAGTCATAAGTACGGCCATCGCCCATCACCCCGACTGCTTTCACGGGCAAGAATACGGCAAAGGCCTGCGAGGTTTTCTCGTACCAGCCTGAAGCGCGCAACTCCTCGATGAAAATGGCATCGGCGCGGCGCAACAGATCAGCGTATTCCTTCTTCACTTCGCCCAGGATGCGCACCCCAAGACCCGGGCCGGGGAAGGGATGGCGGTACACCATGTCGTGCGGCAGTCCCAGGGCGATGCCCAATTCGCGTACCTCGTCCTTGAACAGCTCGCGCAGTGGCTCGCAAAGTTTGAGGTGCAGCGTGTCCGGCAGTCCGCCGACATTATGGTGAGACTTGATGGTATGGGCTTTCTTGGTCTTGGAACTGGCCGATTCGATCACGTCCGGATAGATGGTTCCCTGCGCCAGCCACTTGGCATTAGGCAGCTTGGCAGATTCGCTCTGAAACACCTCGACGAATTCACGGCCAATGATCTTGCGCTTTTGTTCTGGATCGTTCACCCCTTCCAGATGCTTCATGAATTCAGCGCTGGCATCGACGTGGATAACCTTGACGCCAAGATTATCCGCAAAAGTCTTCATCACCTGCTCGGCTTCGTTCAGGCGCAGCAGACCATTATCCACAAACACGCAGGTCAGTTGATCGCCAATGGCACGATGCAGCAACGCCGCCACGACCGAAGAGTCAACACCACCAGACAGACCGAGAATGACTTCATCCGAGCCCACTTCGGAGCGGATCTTGCCGATCGCTTCTTCCACGTAGTCGGGCATGTTCCAGTCATAGCCGCAGCCGCAAATGTCATGCACGAAGCGCTCGAAAAGTGCTTTGCCCTGCAGGGTGTGGGTCACTTCCGGATGAAACTGAACGCCGTAAAAATGGCGCGCTTCATCTGCCATGGCGGCGATGGGCGTTGAGGCATTGGAGCAGATTACCTTGAAGCCGCCCGGCAGCTCCGTCACCTTGTCGCCGTGGCTCATCCATACGTCGAGCAGGCCGTGGCCTTCCTCGTTGCTGCGGTCCTGAATATCGCGCAGCAGCGTGGAGTGACCTTGTGCCCGCACTTCGGCATAGCCGAACTCGCGGTGTGAAGCATTTTCCACTTTGCCGCCCAGTTGCGCTGCCATGCTCTGCATGCCGTAACAAATACCCAGCACGGGGACCCCAAGCTGGAATACCACGTCCGGAGCACGCGGGGTTTCTTCCTCATACACCGAGGATGGTCCACCGGAGAGAATGATGCCCTGCGGCTTGAATTTTCGGATGAACTCGGCGCTGACGTCGTAAGGATGCAGTTCGCAATAGACGCTGGACTCACGCACGCGGCGGGCGATCAACTGGGTATATTGGGAACCGAAATCGAGAATGAGGATTTTCTGGTGCATGGTAATTCCGTGAGGGGTGAGAAGTTAGGCGGGAGGGGGAAAAACGGAGAGGCAGGCTTTGCGCCTCACCCCTCACCCCTTTCGCCTCACGTTTTAATCAACGTGATAATTCGGTGCTTCCTTGGTGATCTGCACATCATGGACGTGCGATTCACGGATACCCGCATTGCTGATTTCCACAAACTCCGCCCGGGCGTGCATCTCGGCGATGTTTTTGCATCCGAGGTAGCCCATGCTTGAGCGCAAGCCGCCCATCAACTGGTGAATCACGGTCAGGACACTGCCTTTGTAGGGCACACGGCCCTCAATGCCTTCCGGCACCAGTTTGTCGGCATTGGCTTCATTGTCCTGGAAGTAGCGGTCCTTCGAACCCTGCTGCATCGCCCCCAGGCTACCCATGCCGCGGTAGGACTTGTAGGAACGCCCCTGGAACAATTCGATTTCACCCGGCGCTTCTTCGGTACCGGCAAACAGTCCGCCCAGCATCACCAGATGTGCGCCTGCGGCAATGGCCTTCGAGATGTCGCCGGAATAGCGAATACCACCATCAGCGATTAACGGGATACCCGTATCGCGCAACGCCTGTGCCACGTTGTCCACTGCGGTAATTTGCGGCACGCCGACACCCGCCACGATGCGCGTGGTACAAATTGAGCCGGGGCCGATACCCACCTTGACTGCATCAGCGCCATGGTCAACCAGGGCGAGTGCCGCAGAACCGGTAGCGATGTTGCCGCCAATCACCTGAACCTGAGGGAAATTTTTCTTGACCCATTGCACGCGCTCCAGCACACCCTGAGAGTGGCCGTGTGCCGTATCCACCACGATAACGTCAACACCGGCTTCCGCCAGCAATTCCACGCGCTCCTCGGTGCCGGCACCCACGCCCACAGCCGCGCCCACACGCAGACGACCCAGGCTATCCTTGCAAGCCAGCGGATGCTCGGTGGATTTCTGAATATCCTTGACTGTAATCAAACCGCGCAAAGCAAAATCGCTGTTGATAACCAGCACACGCTCAAGGCGGTGTTTATGCATCAACGCAAGCGCTTCCTCGCGCGATGCACCTTCCTTGACTGTAATCAGACGTTCACGCGGCGTCATGATATTCTTGATCGGCTGATCGAGGTTACTCTCGAAGCGCAGATCACGATTAGTGACAATGCCTACCACGAGGCCATTTTCCACAACCGGCAAGCCGGAAATCCTGTGCTGGCGAGTAAGCTGGAGAACATCGCGCACGGTCATGGAGGGCGAAATGGTAATGGGGTCCTTGACCACGCCACTCTCGAAACGCTTGACCATCGATACCTGAGCGGCCTGTTCCTTGGAAGTAAAGTTCTTGTGAACAATACCAATACCGCCCTCTTGAGCCAGGGCAATCGCCAGGCGGCCTTCCGTAACCGTATCCATGGCGGCGGAAACCAGCGGCAGATTGAGCGTGATTTCCTTGGTAAGCTGGGTGCTCAGGCTGACATCACGGGGCAATACGGAGGAGTGAGCGGGAATCAGCAGGACATCGTCAAAGGTTAGCGCTTTTTGAACGACACGCATGATTTTCTTATCCTTATTTACAAAGAAGCCATTATACGGGTTTGACCTGACACGGTAAACCAGCGCTCATGAACTGAAACGGGACATGCAGCATGGATGCCAGCCAAGTTTGACGAATTGACAGCAAACCATTATGTTACCTCCCTGCGCCAGATGCCAGAAATGTGCCCAAAGAAGCCCATACCTGCATCCGGCCTGAAAAACGGAAACAACATTCACTTACATGTCAGAGGAGTCGACACTTTATGCAAAAAATCATGCTCACGTTCGCAACAGCCGGTCTGCTGATCCTGAGCGGCTGCGCAAGCACCACGCCAGCAACTCCGGAAGCCGCCAAGGCCCCTGTCAAAACCGAAGCCCCTCAGGCACAACTGTCGGAAGAAGCAAAACAGGCGTTAGCCCGGGCAGAAGCAGACATCAAGACTGCACAGGAGAAAAAAGGCCTGTGGACAACCGCCCAGGATGCGTTGAAAAAAGCCAGGGAAGCTGCCAAGAAAAACGACAGTGCGGCAGTCATTAAATATGCCAAAGAAGCCAGTGAAGGCGCGAAGCTAGGCATCGCACAAACACAATATCCTCGCACCACAATCAGTAAATAGTTAATTATTAAAATTAAAAAAGGGAGCCCAGGCTCCCTTTTTTAATTGCACATTGTTTCAGAACACGCCGGCAAGCCAGATCTCCACGCCACGGTGAGGCACTATCGAGGCAGCGGGAATGTTCTCATGCGTGCGCCACGCCTGCACGGCTTCCCGCTTATCCTGCCCCGTTACCAGAAACCAGACCCTTGCGGCATGACTGAGGCGCCAAGCGCTGAGAGAAACGCGATCCAGCGGCGGCTTTGGCGCATCATGCACTGCGAGCACCGCTGCCTGTGTTTCTTCCCTGCCCCATTCCTGCCCCGGAAACAGGCTAGCCGTATGTCCATCCTGTCCCAAGCCCAACAGTACCAGATCGAAATTTTCAATCTCTTCCAACACGGTCGAATACCGCAATGCTGCTGCTTCGGCTCCCAGTTGCACCGGAATCCGGTGGATCTGGGCATCTGGAATAGGCACATGTCCAAGCCAGCATTCACCGGCCATCACGCTATTGCGTTCCGGATCATCAACAGGCAAACAACGTTCGTCACCAAAATAAACATGCCAGGCCCGCCACTCGGTATGGATATGGCGCAAGTGCTGATACACCGCCCGGGGTGTGCCTCCTCCGGCCAGAACAATGCTGAAAGCACCCTGGCGGGCAATGGCCTCAGCCGCTACACGTTCGATGCCTTCAGCAGCACGCTGGTAAAGCAGCGCGACATCGGGATATTCATGCCATATACAGATCTGAGGAAACACCACATGACCTCATTTTTTCAGAATTGATGGGGGGGCGGGAGATTGAGCAGGGCAACTTGAGTACAGCGGAGATTTACAACCAGCGACAGGCTGTTTCAAACTTGTGTAGCAGTCGCCGCCAAAACGCCACCCAGGCGGTGGCGCAGTTTCTGCGCCACACGCCAGACGAACCACCCACGCTTTATCCAGCTAAAAGCCTTGCGAGGCCTTAATGCAACCAGCAGGCCAACGCCCCCGGCCACCAGCGCCGGATGCTGCTGCAGGTAACGCACGGCCATGACACCCTTGTCAGCAATGGCGCAACCGGTCTTCAGAGGCGACAGCTTGCGGGAAAACTCAGAACGTTGAAGAGCCGCAAGGGCAACCAGCCGTTCACGACGTTCGGCCAGTTCGATCAGTCGCTTGCTCATGGGCGCAAGTGCTCCTGATCCTTGGAAAGCTCGGCAAGACTCACCGAAAACAATTTAGAGCCACTGCGGGCTTGTTTCAGCGCCATGACAAGAGCAGATACCCCGACACCCAGGAACAGCAGAGTAAACATACCGAGCACCAGCAGGCGATGGCTTTCCCAGAACGCTACAGTCAGCAGCACCGCGGCAAAAACAATCCCTAGCCCGATAAAAAAAAGCGCCGCAACCCCCAGCGCTAGCAGGGAGAGGAGGCGCTCTTTTTCTTCCGCCAGTTCGGTGGAAAAGAGGTCAATGCGGGTGCGGATAATCGCCACGCCGCCAGCGGCCAGACCCTTGACCGCATCAAAAAGGCTGGAATGGCTACCGCTCCCGGGTGTAGGGCCGCCAGACATCAGATCAGCGGCGACCCACCAGCAGGCCGATAATGAACCCCGCACCTGCGGCGATACCTACAGCTCTCCAGGGATTGGCACGAACATAGTCATCGGTCGCCTTGGCCGCAGCCTTGGTGCGTTCGACAATAGCGGCTTCAGCCCTCGCAAGGCGGAGTTTTGCATTACGCAGATTCTCTTCTGCCTTGACCCGGATTGCTGCGATCTTTTCACCCGCCTGATCAGCTGTTGCACGTAACAACTCTTCGGTGTCCGCGATGACAACTTTCAGATCAGCCACCAGCTTTTCGCGTGTTACTACATCCATCATTTCATTGTCTTCGATTTCGGTGTACATGGCAGTCTCCGCTTTAGTGTTGATGAACCCATGCCATTAGATTACTCGTTTGGTGACGCTGAATCAACCGCCATTCAAGGCCTAGGGAGCAGTCGTTTTTTTTGCGGATTGCCTGAAAGGGGTCTTTTTTGTCACCCGTGGCGTGCGTGGAGGTTGCGAACGCGATTTGCGCTCCGCACTCTGCTTGTCGACAACGGGAGCCGCCTTGCGCCCTTCTCCCTGCCTCGGCGCTTCCGGCAGGGCAATGCCCGCCCAGTGCAACACCTCCACCACCTGCGCGGGCTCCAGCTCAAGCCAGCGGCCACGCTTGACCCGGGATGGCAGGCTCAGGATGCCGAAGCGAACGCGCATCAGGCGGCTCACGGTCAGCCCCATCATTTCGAACATACGCCGCACTTCCCGGTTTCTGCCTTCCTTGAGCACGCCGCGATACCAGTGATTGCTGCCTTCCCCGCCTTCGTCCACCAGGCTCTCAAATCTGGCCGGACCATCTTCCATCTGGATGCCCTGGCGCAGCTGTTGCAGCTGGTCCGGCGTCAGTTCTCCGCGCGTGCGCACCGCATATTCACGTTCCACCTCGAAACGGGGGTGCATGAGGTGATTCGCCAGCTCGCCTGAAGTGGTAAAGATCAGCAAGCCGCTGGTATTGAAATCCAGCCGCCCCACCGCAATCCATTTGCAACCACGGATTTGCGGCAGCATGTCAAACACGCTTTCGCGTTTTTCCGGGTCATCTCGACTGACAATTTCACCATCCGGTTTATGATAAAGCAGGATTTTTGGCAGTTTGGATGCCATGCGAAAGCGCACAGGGCGGCCATTGACCTTGACCAGGTCTTCTTCATCAATTTGTGCGCCGATTTCGGCCACCTGGCCGTTGACCGTCACTTTCCCGCCACGAATCAATTCTTCCATTTCGCGGCGCGATCCCAGGCCCGCCTGGGCCAGCATTTTATGTAATCGTTCAGACATTTTCTTCAATTCCGGCAGCGTTATTCAAAGCAGCCAATTCTTCCAATGGAGGCAATTCACCCAGCGAACGCAGATTAAGGTCATCCAGAAATTTTCGTGTAGTCGCATACAAAACCGGGCGCCCCGGCACGTCACGATTCCCTACGCCATCAATCCAGCCGCGTTCTTCCAGTGATTTTATTACATACGTGGAAACCGCCACCCCGCGAATTTCTTCGATATCGCCGCGCGTCACCGGCTGACGGTAAGCGATGATTGCCAGCGTTTCCATCACCGTCCGCGAATAGCGCTGGGGCTTCTCGGGATTCAGCCGCTCCAGATATTTCTGGAATTCCGGCCTGGTCTGGAAACGCCAGCCGCCTGCCACGCTGGCCAACTCAACGCCACGCCCGGCCCAGTCGCGGCGCAGTTCTTCGAGCAATTTACGCAAAATTTCCGAACCCAGATCCTCGTCAAAGAGTCTGCTCAACTGGCTCAAGGTCAACGGCTCCTGGCTGGAAATCAGGGCGGTTTCCAATATAATTTTTATTTCATTCAGGGGCATCATTCCAAATCAGCACCCGTACCAGCCAGCTTAACATAGATCCCCGAAAATGCTTCCGCCTGGCTGATTTCCACCAGCGACTCGCGCCCCAGTTCAAGCAGAGCGAGAAAAGTAACCACCACTTCCGGCAAGCCTTTGCCGGCCTCAAACAGCGCCTCGAACTCGACGAACCCCCTCCCCTGAAGCCGGCGCAGGATAAGGCTCATGTGCTCGCGTACCGACAGCTCTTCGCGCGTCACGCGATGATGGCGATGCGCCCTTGCGCGTGCCGCCACGCCCAGCCAGGCCTGACGCAAATCTTCAGGACTCACTTCAGGCAGGCGTTTCTCGATGCTCTGCTCCAGCCACACCTGAACCAGCGCAAAATCGCGTCCGGCCTGAGGAAGCGCGTCCAACTGCTGCGCCGCCAGCTTCATGCGTTCATATTCGAGCAAGCGGCGCACCAGTTCGGCGCGCGGGTCCTGCTCTTCATCCTGATTAGCAACCGGACGTGGCAACAACATGCGCGACTTGATCTCGATCAGCAAAGCTGCCATGAGCAGGTAATCCGCAGCCAGTTCGAGCTGTTTCTCGCGCATCACATCCACATACTGCATGTATTGCCTGGTCACTTCCGACATCGGAATATTGAGCACATCGAGATTCTGGCGCCGGATCAGGTACAGAAGCAGGTCCAGCGGCCCCTCGAATGCATCGAGAAAAACCTCCAGCGCATCAGGCGGGATATAAAGATCCCGTGGCAGCTCAACCATCGCTTCGCCGTAAACCCTGGCGACAGAATAATTTTCCATCACGGACTCACTCCTCACTCCTCACTCCTCACTCCTCACCCAATTATGCCTATTTTTTACGCATGCCGCCTTTCTAATAGCGTCTGCACCTTCTGGTATAATTTCGGGCTTCGAATTACACACATAAAGAAACACACATGGAAGCAGAACAGCTTAATGCCATCGAAAACCATCTGGCTGACCTGACGAAGCGCAGCCAGGACCTTCGGGGGTATCTTTGACTACGAAGTCAAGCAGGAGCGCCTGACCGAAGTCGTCCAGCTGCTGGAAGACCCGGCCATCTGGAACGATGCCAAGCGCGCCCAGGATCTGGGCAAGGAACGGCGCGAATTGGAAAATGTCGTCGACACCCTGACACGGCTGGATCAGTCGCTACGGGATTCCAGCGAGCTCTTTGACATGGCGCGCGAGGAAGGCGATGACGATTCCCTGGCCAGCATCGAAAGCGATGCCGGTGAGCTGGAAAAAATCGTCGGCGGCATGGAATTCCGCCGCATGTTCTCCCACCCCATGGACCCCAACAACTGCTTCCTCGATATCCAGGCCGGTTCCGGCGGTACCGAGGCGCAGGACTGGGCTTCCATGCTGCTGCGCATGTACGTGCGCTACTGCGAGCGCAAGGGCTTCAAGACCGAAGTGCTGGAAGAATCCGAGGGCGAGGTCGCCGGTATCAAAAGCGTTTCACTCAAGATCAGTGGCGAATATGCCTTCGGTTATCTGCGCTCGGAATCCGGCGTGCACCGCCTGGTGCGCAAATCGCCGTTTGATTCCGGCAACCGCCGCCACACTTCCTTTTCCAGCGTATTCGTCTATCCCGAGGTGGATGAATCGATCGAAGTGGAAATCAATCCGGCCGATCTGCGGGTGGACACCTACCGCGCTTCCGGTGCCGGCGGGCAGCACATCAACAAGACCGATTCGGCGGTCCGCATCACCCACTTGCCCACCAACATCGTGGTGCAGTGCCAGAACGACCGCTCGCAGCACCGCAACCGCGCTGAAGCCATGGCAATGCTGAAAGCGCGTCTGTATGAACTGGAACTGCGCAAGCGCAATGAGGAAAAACAGAGCATGGAAGATTCCAAGACCGATATCGGCTGGGGTCACCAGATCCGCTCCTACGTGCTGGACCAGTCGCGCATCAAGGATCTTCGCACCAACCACGAAGTCGGCAATACCCAGGCAGTCCTGGATGGCGACCTCGACGACTTCATCGAAGCAAGCTTAAAACAAGGGGTGTAATATTTCCGCCTTATCTGGGAGATCACTATGTTCCTGAAATCAGTCACTATCCAGCATTACAAAAGCCTAGCGGAAGTTGAGATCGCAGACCTGAAACCATTGACTTTGCTGGTGGGTGCAAATGCGGTCGGAAAAAGCAATATCGTGGATGCACTCAAATTCATTCGCGACATTGCCGTAGACGGGTTGGACCACGCAATGAGCACCCGTGGTGGCATAGGCATCATTCGTCAATATTCTCCTACGCGTCCGTTCCAGATTTCAATTAAAGTTAATTTCATTCAACTGTTTGACAATGAAGAACTGCATGATGGCAGCTATGAAATCACCATTTCAAGCTTGAAAGGGGGTAATTACCGAGTTGAGCACGAGGCTGCTACATGGTGGGATGAGGTCACTCATTTTATTGAGCCCGAAAATACGTGGGTAAACGAAGGGATATCCCAAAGCTCATTCACACGAAATGCGTTGGGAGAAGTTCGATTTAATAAGGATTCGGATGAACCCCAATTCCCTCAAGATGTGGCGGTACTAGGCACACGGGTATATCACATACATCTTCTCAGTTCGTTCTTTTCCCGCTTTCGTTTTTCAACCATTTTCCCCAACACGCTACGCGAACCCTCTCGCCCCGATACCGATCGTGCATTGAAAGAGTCTGGCCAAAATTGGGCTTCCGTACTAAAAGCGCTGAAAAAGACCACCGCAGGCCGGCAATCTCTAGAACGCATCAAGGAAACGATGCAAGTGGTTATGCCAGCGCTACAGGACGTAACAGTTAAAAGCGTGGGTGGTTATCTAGTTCCCCAGTTCAGAGTTCAAGATAACGACGATGCCAATGCCCACGATTTTGACCCGGTTCAGCTATCCGACGGCACATTGCGGATTTTCGGCATCCTGCTTGCCTTATATCAAACCCCACCGCCGCCCTTCCTTGCATTGGAGGAGCCTGAACAAACGGTACACCCCGCCATTCTCGCCACGCTCGCCGAGGCCTTCCGAGAAGTATCCGAACATACCCAAATATTCGTTACCAGCCATAGCCCGCACTTCGTGGATTTTTTCCAGCCGGAAGAAATTCGAGTGGTATCCATGGAAAAAGGCAAAACACTTGTTTCCCCCATCCGGCGTGCGCAAATGGAATCGATCAAGGAACGCTTGATTTCCCTTGAGGAATTAATGATGTCAGAAGGCTTGCAACCGGAGATGCTATGAACCGGATCTTGCCCATTGTCGAAGGTGATGGCGACCTGAAAGCAGTTCCCATATTGCTTCGCAACCTACTGACTTTTCATGGCTTACATGAAACTCAAATTCTGCCACCGCATAAGCGCGGCGAACTACCAAAAGTGACAGCAGGATTTGACAATTATTTCCGTATGGCGCTAAAAGAAAATGCCGCCATATTGCTGGTGCTCGATTTCGACTGCGAGTATTGCGATTGTCCTTATCAGGAGGCTGAAAAACTCTACCGGCGCGCGCAATCCATCCGAAATAATTGGCCATTCAAAATCGCATTTCTAGTCAAGGAATTTGAAAGTCTATTTTTGGCAGAGACACAAGCTGCAAAAAATGTTCTCTCACTGCCCCCTGACACCGGGTTTCCCGAAAATCCAAGAGCTATTCGCGATGCCAAGGGCTGGCTAAGTAAGGCACTTCCAAAGGGTTCATCCTACAAACCAACTGTTCACCAAGCCAAAATTACCGCTCACCTCAAGTTCGAAAAATTGCGCGATACATCATCGGATTTTCGGCATCTGGAAAATGCGCTACTTCATCTTGCACGAACAAATCCGGCTTAATTTTTCAACTTTAACATTTTAATTCAAGCAGATACTACCATGTCTAATGAGAATCAGATCATCACCCCTCCACAGGACGAAAACCAGATCATCGCCGAGCGCCGCGCCAAGCTGGGCGAGCTGCGCAAGGAAGGCATTGCTTTCCCCAATGACTTCGACCGCACCCACATGGCGTCGGATTTGCAGTTTCTGTATGGCGACATGCTGAAGGAAGACCTCGACGGCCAGAACATCGAGGTTGCCGTCGCCGGACGCATGATGCTCAAACGCGTCATGGGCAAGGCCAGCTTTGCCACGGTGCAGGACATGGGCGGCCGCATCCAGTTCTACATCAATGACGAGGGCGTGGGTGCAGAGGTGCATGAAGCCTTCAAGCGCTGGGACATGGGCGACATCATCGCCGCGCGCGGCACCCTGTTCAAGACCAACAAGGGCGAGCTTTCCCTGCGTGCCAGCCAATTGCGCCTGCTGACCAAATCCCTGCGCCCGCTGCCGGAAAAATTCCACGGCCTGACCGACCAGGAGCAGAAATACCGCCAGCGTTACCTCGACCTGATCACCAACGAGGAAACGCGCAAGACCTTCATGGTGCGCTCCAAGG is part of the Sulfuricella sp. genome and harbors:
- the guaA gene encoding glutamine-hydrolyzing GMP synthase, yielding MHQKILILDFGSQYTQLIARRVRESSVYCELHPYDVSAEFIRKFKPQGIILSGGPSSVYEEETPRAPDVVFQLGVPVLGICYGMQSMAAQLGGKVENASHREFGYAEVRAQGHSTLLRDIQDRSNEEGHGLLDVWMSHGDKVTELPGGFKVICSNASTPIAAMADEARHFYGVQFHPEVTHTLQGKALFERFVHDICGCGYDWNMPDYVEEAIGKIRSEVGSDEVILGLSGGVDSSVVAALLHRAIGDQLTCVFVDNGLLRLNEAEQVMKTFADNLGVKVIHVDASAEFMKHLEGVNDPEQKRKIIGREFVEVFQSESAKLPNAKWLAQGTIYPDVIESASSKTKKAHTIKSHHNVGGLPDTLHLKLCEPLRELFKDEVRELGIALGLPHDMVYRHPFPGPGLGVRILGEVKKEYADLLRRADAIFIEELRASGWYEKTSQAFAVFLPVKAVGVMGDGRTYDYVVALRAVQTQDFMTAHWAELPYTLLGKVSNRIINEVRGINRVVYDICGKPPGTIEWE
- the guaB gene encoding IMP dehydrogenase, with the protein product MRVVQKALTFDDVLLIPAHSSVLPRDVSLSTQLTKEITLNLPLVSAAMDTVTEGRLAIALAQEGGIGIVHKNFTSKEQAAQVSMVKRFESGVVKDPITISPSMTVRDVLQLTRQHRISGLPVVENGLVVGIVTNRDLRFESNLDQPIKNIMTPRERLITVKEGASREEALALMHKHRLERVLVINSDFALRGLITVKDIQKSTEHPLACKDSLGRLRVGAAVGVGAGTEERVELLAEAGVDVIVVDTAHGHSQGVLERVQWVKKNFPQVQVIGGNIATGSAALALVDHGADAVKVGIGPGSICTTRIVAGVGVPQITAVDNVAQALRDTGIPLIADGGIRYSGDISKAIAAGAHLVMLGGLFAGTEEAPGEIELFQGRSYKSYRGMGSLGAMQQGSKDRYFQDNEANADKLVPEGIEGRVPYKGSVLTVIHQLMGGLRSSMGYLGCKNIAEMHARAEFVEISNAGIRESHVHDVQITKEAPNYHVD
- the pgl gene encoding 6-phosphogluconolactonase — translated: MFPQICIWHEYPDVALLYQRAAEGIERVAAEAIARQGAFSIVLAGGGTPRAVYQHLRHIHTEWRAWHVYFGDERCLPVDDPERNSVMAGECWLGHVPIPDAQIHRIPVQLGAEAAALRYSTVLEEIENFDLVLLGLGQDGHTASLFPGQEWGREETQAAVLAVHDAPKPPLDRVSLSAWRLSHAARVWFLVTGQDKREAVQAWRTHENIPAASIVPHRGVEIWLAGVF
- a CDS encoding YqjK-like family protein; its protein translation is MSKRLIELAERRERLVALAALQRSEFSRKLSPLKTGCAIADKGVMAVRYLQQHPALVAGGVGLLVALRPRKAFSWIKRGWFVWRVAQKLRHRLGGVLAATATQV
- a CDS encoding phage holin family protein, which codes for MSGGPTPGSGSHSSLFDAVKGLAAGGVAIIRTRIDLFSTELAEEKERLLSLLALGVAALFFIGLGIVFAAVLLTVAFWESHRLLVLGMFTLLFLGVGVSALVMALKQARSGSKLFSVSLAELSKDQEHLRP
- a CDS encoding DUF883 family protein, which translates into the protein MYTEIEDNEMMDVVTREKLVADLKVVIADTEELLRATADQAGEKIAAIRVKAEENLRNAKLRLARAEAAIVERTKAAAKATDDYVRANPWRAVGIAAGAGFIIGLLVGRR
- a CDS encoding pseudouridine synthase produces the protein MSERLHKMLAQAGLGSRREMEELIRGGKVTVNGQVAEIGAQIDEEDLVKVNGRPVRFRMASKLPKILLYHKPDGEIVSRDDPEKRESVFDMLPQIRGCKWIAVGRLDFNTSGLLIFTTSGELANHLMHPRFEVEREYAVRTRGELTPDQLQQLRQGIQMEDGPARFESLVDEGGEGSNHWYRGVLKEGRNREVRRMFEMMGLTVSRLMRVRFGILSLPSRVKRGRWLELEPAQVVEVLHWAGIALPEAPRQGEGRKAAPVVDKQSAERKSRSQPPRTPRVTKKTPFRQSAKKTTAP
- the scpB gene encoding SMC-Scp complex subunit ScpB, translating into MMPLNEIKIILETALISSQEPLTLSQLSRLFDEDLGSEILRKLLEELRRDWAGRGVELASVAGGWRFQTRPEFQKYLERLNPEKPQRYSRTVMETLAIIAYRQPVTRGDIEEIRGVAVSTYVIKSLEERGWIDGVGNRDVPGRPVLYATTRKFLDDLNLRSLGELPPLEELAALNNAAGIEENV
- a CDS encoding ScpA family protein, translated to MENYSVARVYGEAMVELPRDLYIPPDALEVFLDAFEGPLDLLLYLIRRQNLDVLNIPMSEVTRQYMQYVDVMREKQLELAADYLLMAALLIEIKSRMLLPRPVANQDEEQDPRAELVRRLLEYERMKLAAQQLDALPQAGRDFALVQVWLEQSIEKRLPEVSPEDLRQAWLGVAARARAHRHHRVTREELSVREHMSLILRRLQGRGFVEFEALFEAGKGLPEVVVTFLALLELGRESLVEISQAEAFSGIYVKLAGTGADLE
- the prfB gene encoding peptide chain release factor 2 (programmed frameshift), whose amino-acid sequence is MEAEQLNAIENHLADLTKRSQDLRGYLDYEVKQERLTEVVQLLEDPAIWNDAKRAQDLGKERRELENVVDTLTRLDQSLRDSSELFDMAREEGDDDSLASIESDAGELEKIVGGMEFRRMFSHPMDPNNCFLDIQAGSGGTEAQDWASMLLRMYVRYCERKGFKTEVLEESEGEVAGIKSVSLKISGEYAFGYLRSESGVHRLVRKSPFDSGNRRHTSFSSVFVYPEVDESIEVEINPADLRVDTYRASGAGGQHINKTDSAVRITHLPTNIVVQCQNDRSQHRNRAEAMAMLKARLYELELRKRNEEKQSMEDSKTDIGWGHQIRSYVLDQSRIKDLRTNHEVGNTQAVLDGDLDDFIEASLKQGV
- a CDS encoding AAA family ATPase, producing the protein MFLKSVTIQHYKSLAEVEIADLKPLTLLVGANAVGKSNIVDALKFIRDIAVDGLDHAMSTRGGIGIIRQYSPTRPFQISIKVNFIQLFDNEELHDGSYEITISSLKGGNYRVEHEAATWWDEVTHFIEPENTWVNEGISQSSFTRNALGEVRFNKDSDEPQFPQDVAVLGTRVYHIHLLSSFFSRFRFSTIFPNTLREPSRPDTDRALKESGQNWASVLKALKKTTAGRQSLERIKETMQVVMPALQDVTVKSVGGYLVPQFRVQDNDDANAHDFDPVQLSDGTLRIFGILLALYQTPPPPFLALEEPEQTVHPAILATLAEAFREVSEHTQIFVTSHSPHFVDFFQPEEIRVVSMEKGKTLVSPIRRAQMESIKERLISLEELMMSEGLQPEML
- a CDS encoding DUF4276 family protein yields the protein MNRILPIVEGDGDLKAVPILLRNLLTFHGLHETQILPPHKRGELPKVTAGFDNYFRMALKENAAILLVLDFDCEYCDCPYQEAEKLYRRAQSIRNNWPFKIAFLVKEFESLFLAETQAAKNVLSLPPDTGFPENPRAIRDAKGWLSKALPKGSSYKPTVHQAKITAHLKFEKLRDTSSDFRHLENALLHLARTNPA